The genomic DNA TAGTAATGGCGCCGGCATTACTTGCTTCAATTGTTGTCGGTCTTCTGATCAGTATTTTTCAGGCAGCGACACAAATACATGAAATGACGCTCGTTTTTGTTCCTAAAATACTTGTTATAGCGGCATGCCTGATGGTCCTGTTCCCATGGATGATAAATGTCCTGACAACATATACCATCACTCTTTTTTCAAACATACCGGTTTACGTTAAATGATGCCTGTTGATTTTAATATAAGCAGTCAAAAGTTCATTCTGATATTTTTCAGGGTAGCCTCTATTCTGTGGCTTATACCGTTGTTTTCTACAAGATCTGTATCTATTTCGTTTAAAGCAGTATTGTCTTTATCAATATCCTTTTTACTCTATGACCTTGTGAGCGTAAATAACACTTTTGGCAGCGATCCATATTATATGTTATTGCTGGTTCTTAAAGAAATATTTGTCGGGCTGACAATCAGTCTTTTTGTTAGAATTCTCTTCTCAATAGTGTATGCATCTGGAGAGGTCTCGGCTCTTCAGACAGGATTCGGTTTTGCCCGTTTTATGGATCCTGTCAGTATGACGCAGGTGTCAGTATTGGAGCAATTTCTTAATATACTTACAGTCATTATTTTTTTTGCTATTGATGCTCACCACATTGTTATTAAAGGTATATTCCTCAGTTTTAAGGAACTTCCTCCCGGTTCAATTGTACTTAATAATTCTCTGCTGCATCATATCAACAATCTTATTGGCAAGATATTTTCAATAGGGTTAAGGATAGGCGCGCCATTAATTGTAACACTTTTTATTGTTGATCTGGCCCTTGGCTTACTTTCAAGGATGATTCCTCAGATAAATATATTTGTCGAAGCCATGCCCATGAAGATATTGATAACATTTACTATACTTTCTTTTTCATTGGGTATTATGACTACCTCTATAGCCAACATTTTCAGGGCTATGGACATGGATATTTTAAAAATAATGAGACTGATGGTGTAATGTATGGCCGATTCCTTTCAGGAAAAGACAGAACAGCCGACTGAAAAGCGTCTTGAAGATGCGAGAAAGAAGGGACAGGTTGCCCAGTCAAAGGAGTTGTTTTCATGTTTTACTGTTCTGTTCACTGCTATCTTTTTGTACTATTCGGTGTCTCACGGCTTTAACGAGATGTACAAAGTGTATATGAATTATGTGACTAATATCAATCTCGACGTAAATGTATCTACTATTTACGAGATATTATCTTTCAGTATGTTTAAATGGCTGTGGCTTGTCCTGCCGATATTCGCACTGCTTTGTGCAATTGCTTTATTGGGGAGTGTTTTACAATCCGGTTTTATGTGGAACTCTGAGTCGATTAAGTTTGATTTTGAAAAACTCGACCCTGCTGCCGGAATAAAAAAATTGTTTTCGAAAAGATCTGCTGTTGAGATTCTGAAATCTCTTTTAAAGATCATTGTGCTTGTATATATTTCGTACTCAATAATTACTAAGGAATTACCGGATTTGATCTCTCTTCCTTTCAAAGACATAGAAACGATAATAGAATACCTTGGGAAAACGTCTTTCCGCTTAGCCTTAAAGGTTAGCATAATTCTGTCGTTTATCGCCGGACTTGATTTCCTGTTTCAAAAGTGGCAGCACAATAAAGAGCTGATGATGACGCAACAGGAGGTGAAGGAGGAGTATAAGGACAGAGAGGGTAATCCTCTTATTAAATCGAGGATCAGGAGCCTCCAAAGGGAAATGTCCAGGAGGAGAATGATTGAGGATGTAAAAAACGCCGATGTAATTGTTACAAACCCGACAACTTTTGCAGTAGCGCTTAAGTATAATCCGAAAGAGATGCCTGCACCGAAAGTAGTGGCAAAAGGTGCAGGATTTATTGCACAAAGAATTAAAGAAGTAGCCTTGCAGCATAGTGTTCCATTGAGAGAAAACAAGCCGCTTGCCCAGGCTCTGTTCTATTCCGTTAAGGTTGGCAGCAGTATACCGGAAAAATTTTATTTGATTGTAGCTGAGTTGCTTGCCCAGGTATATAAAAAGAAAAACAGG from Pseudomonadota bacterium includes the following:
- the fliQ gene encoding flagellar biosynthesis protein FliQ; translated protein: MGQDVIVQIFRDVLKTTLIVMAPALLASIVVGLLISIFQAATQIHEMTLVFVPKILVIAACLMVLFPWMINVLTTYTITLFSNIPVYVK
- the fliR gene encoding flagellar biosynthetic protein FliR — protein: MMPVDFNISSQKFILIFFRVASILWLIPLFSTRSVSISFKAVLSLSISFLLYDLVSVNNTFGSDPYYMLLLVLKEIFVGLTISLFVRILFSIVYASGEVSALQTGFGFARFMDPVSMTQVSVLEQFLNILTVIIFFAIDAHHIVIKGIFLSFKELPPGSIVLNNSLLHHINNLIGKIFSIGLRIGAPLIVTLFIVDLALGLLSRMIPQINIFVEAMPMKILITFTILSFSLGIMTTSIANIFRAMDMDILKIMRLMV
- the flhB gene encoding flagellar biosynthesis protein FlhB; the protein is MADSFQEKTEQPTEKRLEDARKKGQVAQSKELFSCFTVLFTAIFLYYSVSHGFNEMYKVYMNYVTNINLDVNVSTIYEILSFSMFKWLWLVLPIFALLCAIALLGSVLQSGFMWNSESIKFDFEKLDPAAGIKKLFSKRSAVEILKSLLKIIVLVYISYSIITKELPDLISLPFKDIETIIEYLGKTSFRLALKVSIILSFIAGLDFLFQKWQHNKELMMTQQEVKEEYKDREGNPLIKSRIRSLQREMSRRRMIEDVKNADVIVTNPTTFAVALKYNPKEMPAPKVVAKGAGFIAQRIKEVALQHSVPLRENKPLAQALFYSVKVGSSIPEKFYLIVAELLAQVYKKKNRILL